The proteins below come from a single Trachemys scripta elegans isolate TJP31775 chromosome 16, CAS_Tse_1.0, whole genome shotgun sequence genomic window:
- the LOC117888453 gene encoding kallikrein-15-like: MTCGDPPWASSSGAVRAICNPHYNLRTKDSDLLLLKLAPPAAINEYVWPLPLATRCVPPGRRCLVLGRGTTSSPQQLTINSFFSDVLHCTDMNRISAAECQVAYPAGVTDNMLCAGGERRRWGLLPCEGDSGGPLVCDRELQGVISWGEVECSLPNKPGVYTRVCKFLGWIRRTMWEN, from the exons ATGACCTGCGGTGACCCGCCCTGGGCTAGCAGCTCGGGGGCTGTGCGTGCTATCTGCAACCCCCATTACAATTTGCGCACCAAAGACAGTGACCTCCTGCTGCTCAAGCTAGCGCCCCCTGCTGCCATCAACGAGTATGTGTGGCCCCTGCCGCTGGCCACGCGCTGTGTCCCTCCCGGCCGGCGCTGCCTGGTGTTGGGGCGGGGAACGACCTCCAGCCCCCAG CAATTGACAATTAACTCTTTCTTCTCCGACGTCCTACATTGCACAGACATGAACAGGATCTCAGCAGCAGAGTGTCAGGTGGCGTACCCTGCAGGCGTGACTGACAACATGTTGTGTGCGGGGGGTGAAAGAAGGAGGTGGGGACTCCTGCCATgtgag GGTGACTCCGGGGGCCCTCTGGTCTGTGACAGAGAGCTCCAGGGCGTCATTTCCTGGGGAGAGGTAGAGTGCAGCCTGCCCAACAAGCCTGGGGTCTACACCAGAGTCTGCAAATTCCTGGGCTGGATCCGCAGGACCATGTGGGAGAACTGA
- the LOC117888554 gene encoding synaptophysin-like protein 1, which translates to MERVSQKMSGLQFNLGPLKEPLGFIKVLEWIFSIFAFATCGGYSGHTSIKVSCWNAKNETLEAAFGYPFRLNTVLFKDLDSKKCNNTWLPTHLVGDFSSSAQFFVTFAVFVFLYCMAALVLYVGYLHLYRGAGKLPMIDFVITMVVTLLWLISTSAWAKALTDIKVSTGPAMMSDILFCHSAPDSCLFGAVSSMGSLNVSVVIGFLNLILWAGNAWFVYKETNLHNPPEAPAPGATPAPAGM; encoded by the exons ATGGAGCGCGTGAGCCAG AAAATGTCCGGCCTCCAGTTCAACCTGGGCCCTCTGAAAGAGCCGCTGGGGTTCATCAAGGTCCTGGagtgg attttttccatctttgctttCGCCACCTGTGGAGGGTACAGTGGCCATACCTCCATTAAAGTCAGCTGTTGGAACGCTAAAAATGAGACCCTTGAAGCGGCTTTTGGCTATCCGTTCCG GCTGAACACTGTGTTATTCAAAGACCTGGATTCAAAAAAATGTAACAACACATGGCTCCCGACCCACCTCGTGGGCGACTTCTCCTCCTCGGCCCAGTTCTTCGTCACCTTCGCCGTCTTTGTCTTCCTCTACTGCATGGCGGCGCTGGTGCTGTACGTGGGGTATCTGCACCTTTACCGTGGCGCTGGCAAGCTGCCCATGATC GACTTTGTGATCACCATGGTGGTCACGCTTCTCTGGCTGATCAGCACTTCGGCTTGGGCCAAAGCCCTGACTGACATCAAAGTATCCACCGGGCCTGCGATGATGTCGGATATACTTTTCTGCCATTCGGCCCCAGATTCTTGCCTGTTCGGTGCAGTGAGCAGCATGGGCTCCCTCAACGTGTCCGTG GTTATCGGCTTCCTGAACCTCATTCTGTGGGCAGGCAACGCTTGGTTCGTGTATAAGGAAACCAACTTGCACAATCCCCCAGAAGCTCCGGCCCCAGGCGCCACTCCGGCTCCCGCGGGAATGTAA